In Pedobacter sp. SL55, the following proteins share a genomic window:
- a CDS encoding TonB-dependent receptor plug domain-containing protein: MNKILLPMLTLASVSAFAQEIKQDTTKLNEIVISENRLQTPFNKLARNIQLITKEDIAKMPVKSINEVLSFIAGADVRQRGPFGTQADISIDGGTFEQTLILLNGVKISDVQTAHHSMNIPVPLAAVERIEVLKGPAARIYGINALTGAINIVTKTSNQNTLDINVQAGSSFENKTLGDGKGIYGGSSAQLSVNMAGKKSQHLVGFGLTDYNGQRYNSSTYDHKFFYQGNIDFDAKNKLNLMGGYIDNAFGASGFYAAPGDKEAFEIVETALFVVGSSHHLSNNFSLRPRVSARYNWDDYRYFRNDLTRARSLHQTKVWSAEVNSTLHTGIGDFGFGLESRSEAIESTNIGDRERYNHGVYAEYKTEALNNLLLNIGTYVNYNTQYGWQAFPGLDAAYLFAPKWKLAFNVGSSQRIPSFTDLYLNQRPGNIGNPNLTSENAWQYELSLQYKLDNFQIQGGYFYRNISDFIDWVRNSAAVPYQPQNFGNNKIQGFNVSIGQSLSLSNKSSLNYQLSYNYLHVGQISYTNNVTSKYVLENLKHQALGRLIYKYTNWQLTLGTRWIERELKNPYLITDIRLLYGKQQWNLYADVTNLFNKEYIEVAAVPLPKRWFSVGANYKFVL, from the coding sequence GTGAATAAAATTCTACTACCAATGCTAACGCTTGCTTCGGTTAGTGCTTTTGCGCAAGAAATAAAGCAAGATACCACCAAGCTCAATGAAATTGTAATTTCAGAAAATAGATTGCAAACGCCTTTTAATAAGTTGGCAAGAAATATCCAACTAATTACCAAAGAAGATATCGCTAAGATGCCTGTTAAATCTATCAACGAGGTGTTAAGTTTTATTGCAGGGGCCGATGTTCGGCAGCGTGGCCCTTTTGGCACCCAGGCAGATATCAGCATAGATGGAGGAACTTTTGAGCAAACCCTCATTTTGCTGAACGGTGTAAAGATTTCTGATGTGCAAACGGCTCATCATTCCATGAATATTCCCGTGCCATTAGCCGCTGTAGAGAGAATTGAGGTACTAAAAGGACCTGCTGCTAGAATTTATGGCATTAACGCCCTAACTGGAGCAATTAATATCGTTACCAAAACCAGCAATCAAAATACATTAGACATAAATGTGCAAGCGGGTTCTTCTTTCGAAAATAAGACTTTAGGCGATGGTAAAGGTATTTATGGCGGCTCATCGGCACAATTGTCCGTTAACATGGCTGGCAAAAAAAGTCAGCATTTGGTGGGTTTTGGCCTAACCGACTACAATGGGCAGCGTTACAACAGTAGCACTTACGATCATAAGTTTTTTTATCAAGGTAATATTGATTTTGATGCAAAGAACAAATTGAATTTAATGGGCGGCTACATAGATAATGCTTTTGGTGCAAGTGGCTTTTACGCGGCTCCCGGAGATAAAGAAGCATTTGAAATTGTAGAAACTGCTTTATTTGTAGTAGGCTCATCACATCATTTGAGCAATAATTTCAGTTTGCGGCCAAGAGTAAGTGCCCGCTACAATTGGGACGATTATCGCTATTTCCGTAACGATTTAACCAGGGCTAGATCGCTTCATCAAACCAAAGTTTGGTCGGCCGAAGTGAACAGTACTTTGCATACGGGCATTGGAGATTTTGGTTTTGGTTTAGAAAGCCGTTCTGAGGCTATCGAAAGCACTAATATTGGCGATAGGGAAAGATACAACCACGGCGTATATGCCGAGTACAAAACAGAAGCGCTAAACAATTTACTGTTAAACATTGGTACTTATGTTAATTACAATACGCAGTATGGTTGGCAGGCATTTCCTGGCTTAGATGCTGCTTATTTATTCGCCCCAAAATGGAAATTGGCTTTCAATGTTGGCTCTAGTCAGCGTATTCCGTCTTTTACCGATTTGTATTTGAACCAACGTCCGGGCAATATTGGCAACCCAAATCTAACTTCCGAAAATGCTTGGCAATATGAGCTATCATTACAATACAAATTAGATAATTTTCAAATACAGGGTGGATATTTTTACCGCAACATATCAGATTTTATTGATTGGGTAAGAAATTCGGCTGCGGTGCCTTATCAACCTCAAAACTTTGGGAACAACAAAATACAAGGCTTTAATGTAAGTATAGGCCAATCGCTAAGTTTAAGTAATAAAAGTTCGTTAAACTACCAGTTAAGCTATAATTATTTGCATGTTGGCCAAATAAGTTACACGAATAATGTAACCTCTAAATATGTGTTAGAAAACTTGAAACATCAAGCTTTAGGTAGATTGATTTACAAATACACCAATTGGCAACTTACTTTGGGCACAAGGTGGATAGAACGAGAATTGAAAAACCCTTATTTAATTACAGATATACGTTTGCTTTACGGAAAACAACAATGGAATTTATATGCCGATGTAACCAATTTGTTTAATAAAGAATACATAGAAGTTGCTGCGGTACCCTTGCCAAAAAGATGGTTTTCGGTAGGTGCCAATTACAAGTTTGTATTGTAA
- a CDS encoding YqaE/Pmp3 family membrane protein, with protein MTLIAIFFPFISFLLRGKILTGIICLILQITLIGWIPAAVWAVISLQNARADKRTYKMIKAMRSK; from the coding sequence ATGACCTTAATCGCCATTTTTTTTCCTTTTATTTCGTTTCTACTTCGCGGCAAAATACTTACGGGAATTATTTGCCTGATATTACAAATTACTTTAATTGGATGGATACCAGCGGCCGTTTGGGCCGTTATTTCGTTACAAAATGCTAGAGCCGACAAACGAACTTATAAAATGATTAAGGCAATGAGATCAAAATAA
- a CDS encoding TetR/AcrR family transcriptional regulator, translated as MEKNTAASTARSKEKSKQRFLDAVGKILKTKGYAALKVNDIAATAGLDKKLIYKYFGGTDQLLDQYISSQDFWSNVKGEKVPQTITDGGKDFLTDMFLEQFDYVYTNKEFQKVLLWRLSQQRNSLKKLAEDQEANGELILQNITDPYFKDKAEDYRAIAAILVAGIYYLNLSTTYNGNIFCGLDLKSDHGREKIKTAISFLVDQTYQNL; from the coding sequence ATGGAAAAAAATACAGCTGCCAGCACAGCAAGAAGCAAAGAAAAAAGTAAGCAAAGGTTTTTAGATGCAGTAGGAAAAATTTTAAAAACCAAAGGCTATGCGGCACTAAAAGTAAATGATATTGCCGCAACTGCGGGATTAGATAAAAAATTAATTTACAAGTATTTTGGCGGAACAGACCAATTATTGGATCAGTATATTAGCTCTCAAGATTTTTGGAGCAATGTAAAAGGCGAAAAAGTACCACAAACAATTACAGACGGTGGTAAAGATTTTTTAACGGATATGTTTTTAGAACAGTTCGATTATGTTTATACAAACAAAGAATTTCAGAAAGTGCTTTTGTGGCGCTTATCTCAGCAACGCAATTCGTTAAAAAAACTAGCCGAAGACCAAGAGGCAAACGGCGAGCTTATTCTTCAAAATATTACAGACCCTTATTTTAAGGATAAAGCTGAAGACTACAGGGCTATAGCCGCAATTTTGGTTGCTGGAATTTACTATCTTAATTTAAGTACAACTTATAACGGCAATATTTTCTGCGGATTAGATCTTAAAAGCGACCATGGTAGAGAAAAAATTAAGACTGCAATATCTTTTCTAGTTGACCAAACTTACCAAAACCTATAA
- a CDS encoding alpha-amylase family glycosyl hydrolase: protein MENFTMLQYFEWYYPADGSLWNKLAADAKDLKAKGFDSLWLPPMHKGMAGKNSIGYDSYDLYDLGEFDQKGSIRTKYGTKDELITAIKNAQEAGLQVYVDIVLNHLGGGDQTEAVTVRKVNPQNRNEFISEPFEIDTFTRFTYPGRNGKYPNFSGIFNVLVV from the coding sequence ATGGAAAACTTTACCATGCTACAGTACTTTGAATGGTACTACCCTGCCGATGGCAGTTTGTGGAATAAATTAGCTGCTGACGCAAAGGATTTGAAGGCCAAAGGATTTGATAGCTTGTGGTTGCCTCCCATGCACAAAGGAATGGCTGGTAAAAACTCTATAGGTTACGATTCTTATGATCTTTACGACCTTGGCGAATTTGACCAAAAAGGAAGCATAAGAACTAAATATGGCACAAAAGATGAGCTTATTACCGCCATTAAAAATGCACAAGAAGCAGGTCTGCAAGTTTATGTAGATATTGTACTTAATCATTTAGGGGGCGGCGACCAAACCGAAGCAGTTACAGTAAGAAAAGTTAACCCTCAAAACAGAAACGAATTTATATCAGAGCCTTTTGAAATTGATACTTTTACTCGTTTTACCTACCCAGGTAGAAACGGTAAGTATCCAAATTTCAGTGGGATTTTCAATGTTTTAGTGGTGTAG